The following are encoded together in the Labrus mixtus chromosome 2, fLabMix1.1, whole genome shotgun sequence genome:
- the LOC132987569 gene encoding calmodulin-regulated spectrin-associated protein 3-like isoform X4, which yields MVDSPGAMKKTFSVPEIKPLDQYDFNRAKICASVRWLLSKSYGSAENVPVELREPLYTDQYGQEHLKPSISKLLLSPEIYCRAQALLAQAHATSPPATQGSPADNSALLQFLIKKGVPAMVQDTDITEEDLSHVPIKTKSHLALIESLITLAAKEAVGQVKMAPEAEQMGVGAPWENALLFWVNRLNQKLRESTEEEEPPRSQTCTDLQPAQDPCQSTRWYWKLVPHAIAFCLKESGNKPPVIRYRKDKVLSKLTPTFPLVSAVKDLSNGCAIAAVLHFYCPSLLPLEDVCLKDTMSVADSLYNLQLIKEFCESSLQSCCPLAVEDLLYAPPVLHLNIMSFIAELLEWFEIKKPDFVKPIEPIDLTDISGLLDCTSPVNGNSNSGSPSFIFKQPFVAISSPVSPENKCWTKKQIGTDSLTTGIPAMTSPPEDFSHLVSASVPSQRSSWGPYAHTAPLGELPTIEEALQVVHSPGNKDRRKEKTAEKVGRGLLGGRPEPRLRPEGAPAGFFLHSPEEDNPQLSSSAPCRSGVLYRPVGGEVVDSKRQGRGERRERKGRTSDMSRDDDSVLRDGSVDSSEASDDAPRNAPGNIRPSTSRQGNHSTSNSPRMTNFAERRDSRRRHPAAPGEDSASATTPTTPGTPHTPSTPAGAPSRQDSPGPRGPEPGSEAWELGARLEEKRKSIEAQKRRIEAIFAKHRQRLGKTAFLQLKKEQGEGGGQGTEEDNLTLEERLNQMEEQLKQEEEKEEKDKKDKEKDGEKEKEKPSVSNPPRLEKQVTFSIDSKKGAEKGAEKEKGGETVIVEYNEVVQKLSEALQSLQKDMQKLTEQQQQIMSNQRPRNTSKTTPKSTSRSNTKPLVKTPPHTPTKTPPRTPTKTPTRSSTKAWVIPAAPSPPSGSSPSRRSHVLSSPKNPIISSSCPAPRTKIHSSTTPRSPKHHPRPQHQPHPRPSELKFPPLNRVLTPTHNVDTIPHLRRVSPSKCQVQTSSSFRIGGQRTPQESPQPTQQPQPDDSTSDTASSETPTQFSLELEQEDMEVVGGLPVFQQPRQDRLRAACGSSSEALSECSFESDTLSLSAVYSAGGDGVRGGDADKRCSMIEVSLSSLGGQEGGSDEPTDEGHEFSSDSMSDHTESAVEPSGGLAAEPSDPIEQLDLATGTTSFPEQQTEGSEGSEGEQIRQPETLEPSVEQNELGPKGGIQFFFKEEVLSEEEMAQRRALLLEKQQKRTEELRRRRQWHEQERPLSPDKRMASPSNTPPAVTTSPSPTPPATPVRWGQFTRGEYARRHQLRIMEDLGKVLQQKSTPQGRSSAKKTRSRPRSMTREETKLSLSPAKGTSGSKLTKVYSHSSLNLAATDEPGNRSADPTKKPQSRPDSPSGCVIPSRLANQNGDKDWETGSNGTSPAKEYTGPKLFKEPSFKSNKFIIHNALSRCCLAGKVNETQKTKIVEEMEKSPANHFLILFRDSNCQFRGVYTMNSDSQELVRLAGMGPRTIGSTHVESIYKYSSDRKQFSAIPSKTMGMSVDAFTIPNHLWQGGGGGGGGGSRRASITKKAVITK from the exons aaaatgttcctGTGGAGTTGCGGGAGCCGCTTTATACGGACCAGTATGGACAAGAGCACCTCAAGCCGTCAATTTCCAAGCTGCTACTCTCCCCGGAGATCTACTGCAGGGCCCAGGCCCTGCTAGCCCAGGCTCATGCCACCTCTCCTCCTGCCACGCAGGGGTCCCCTGCAGACAACTCGGCCCTGCTGCAGTTTCTTATCAAGAAAGGTGTCCCTGCAATGGTCCAGGATACAGACATCACAGAGGAGGACCTCAGCCATGTACCCATCAAGACG AAATCCCACCTGGCTCTGATTGAATCTCTGATCACTCTGGCGGCTAAAGAAGCGGTGGGTCAGGTGAAGATGGCGCCGGAGGCGGAGCAGATGGGTGTCGGGGCTCCGTGGGAGAATGCTCTGCTCTTCTGGGTCAACAGG CTGAACCAGAAGTTAAGAGaaagcacagaagaagaagagccaCCCAGATCACAGACGTGTACAGACCTGCAGCCTGCTCAGGACCcg TGTCAGTCCACCCGCTGGTACTGGAAACTAGTCCCT CATGCTATCGCTTTTTGTTTGAAGGAGTCGGGGAATAAGCCACCTGTG aTTCGCTATAGGAAGGACAAAGTGCTGTCCAAGCTCACTCCTACTTTCCCTCTGGTTTCTGCGGTCAAAGATCTGTCTAATGGCTGCGCTATAGCTGCTGTGCTGCATTTCTACTGCCCCAGCCTGCTGCCTCTAGAgg ATGTGTGTCTGAAGGACACCATGTCAGTGGCTGACAGTCTCTACAACCTGCAGCTGATTAAAGAGTTTTGCGAGAGCAGTTTGCAGAGCTGCTGCCCCCTGGCTGTGGAGGACCTGCTCTATGCGCCCCCTGTTTTGCAT CTGAACATCATGAGCTTCATAGCTGAGCTGCTGGAGTGGTTTGAGATTAAGAAGCCGGATTTTGTCAAGCCCATAGAGCCCATCGACCTCACAG ATATTTCAGGTTTACTAGACTGCACAAGTCCTGTGAACGGAAACAGCAACAG tggttcaCCTTCGTTCATCTTTAAACAACCCTTTGTGGCAATCTCGTCCCCAGTGTCACCAG aaaacaaatgttggaCAAAGAAACAAATCGG CACTGACAGCCTCACCACCGGCATCCCTGCGATGACTTCGCCCCCAGAAGACTTCAGCCACCTGGTCAGCGCTTCAGTACCATCGCAGCGTTCCTCCTGGGGTCCTTATGCACACACAGCACCACTTGGAGAACTGCCAACCATCGAGGAAGCACTCCAGGTGGTTCATAGTCCTGGCAATAAAGATCggagaaaggaaaagacagcaGAGAAAGTTGGAAGAGGATTGCTTGGAGGAAGGCCAGAACCTAGGTTACGCCCTGAAGGAGCCCCTGCTGGTTTTTTCCTACATTCCCCTGAGGAGGATAATCCACAGCTCAGCAGCTCTGCTCCATGTCGCTCTGGGGTCCTCTATCGACCTGTTGGAGGAGAAGTGGTTGATTCTAAAAGACAAggaaggggggagaggagagagagaaaagggcgCACCTCTGATATGTCACGTGATGACGACTCTGTACTACGAGATGGAAGTGTTGACTCCTCTGAAGCATCAGATGATGCCCCTAGAAATGCCCCAGGTAATATTCGACCCAGTACAAGTCGCCAGGGAAACCACAGTACCAGCAACAGTCCAAGGATGACGAACTTTGCTGAACGACGAGACAGTAGACGGCGACATCCAGCTGCTCCCGGGGAGGATTCAGCCTCTGCTACAACCCCAACAACTCCAGGCACTCCACATACACCTTCCACTCCAGCAGGGGCACCTAGCCGCCAGGACAGCCCAGGTCCAAGAGGCCCCGAACCCGGCTCAGAGGCCTGGGAGTTGGGGGCTCGTCTGGAGGAAAAACGAAAAAGCATTGAAGCCCAAAAAAGACGTATCGAAGCCATCTTTGCCAAGCACAGACAAAGGCTTGGAAAAACTGCTTTCCTTCAACTGAAAAAAGAgcagggagaggggggaggccAGGGAACAGAGGAGGATAATCTCACCCTGGAGGAGCGTCTCAATCAGATGGAGGAGCAACTGaagcaagaggaggagaaagaagagaaggacaagaaggacaaagaaaaggatggagagaaagagaaggagaagccATCTGTGTCCAATCCTCCTCGTTTGGAGAAGCAGGTCACATTCTCTATTGATAGTAAGAAAGGTGCAGAAAAAGgagcagagaaggagaaaggaggTGAAACTGTCATAGTTGAGTACAATGAAGTGGTTCAGAAATTGAGTGAAGCTCTGCAGTCACTACAGAAGGACATGCAGAAACTTACAGAACAGCAACAGCAGATCATGAGCAACCAAAGACCTAGAAATACATCAAAAACCACTCCAAAATCGACTTCGAGAAGTAACACCAAACCCCTAGTCAAAACTCCTCCTCATACCCCAACAAAGACACCACCAAGAACCCCTACTAAGACTCCTACAAGGAGTTCCACTAAAGCTTGGGTGATTCCTGCTGCTCCCAGTCCCCCTTCTGGTTCGTCCCCATCACGGCGATCTCATGTTCTTTCTTCCCCAAAAAACCCCATCATCTCTTCCTCCTGCCCTGCTCCTCGCACTAAAATCCATTCGTCAACCACTCCACGCAGTCCCAAGCATCATCCACGCCCCCAACATCAGCCTCATCCCCGTCCTTCTGAACTCAAGTTCCCCCCACTCAACCGTGTCCTGACACCAACCCATAATGTGGACACCATCCCCCACTTGAGGCGTGTGTCCCCAAGCAAGTGTCAGGTTcagacctcctcttccttccgAATTGGTGGACAACGGACTCCTCAAGAATCTCCTCAGCCTACCCAGCAGCCGCAGCCTGATGATAGCACCTCAGACACAGCTTCAAGTGAGACCCCAACTCAGTTTAGCCTGGAGCTGGAGCAAGAGGATATGGAGGTTGTAGGAGGGCTCCCGGTCTTTCAACAGCCAAGACAAGATCGTCTGAGAGCTGCATGTGGAAGCAGCTCCGAAGCACTTTCTGAGTGCTCATTTGAGAGCGATACTTTGTCCCTCTCTGCTGTGTACAGCGCAGGAGGTGATGGTGTGAGGGGTGGAGATGCAGACAAGCGCTGCAGCATGATTGAGGTATCGTTGTCATCTCTTGGAGGGCAAGAGGGAGGCAGCGATGAACCAACTGACGAAGGGCATGAGTTTTCTTCTGATTCCATGAGCGACCACACTGAATCTGCTGTGGAACCTTCTGGAGGACTGGCCGCTGAACCCTCAGACCCCATAGAGCAACTGGATCTGGCAACAGGAACCACCAGTTTTCCAGAACAACAAACAGAGGGTTCAGAGGGTTCAGAGGGTGAACAGATAAGACAGCCTGAAACTTTGGAACCAAGTGTAGAACAGAATGAGCTTGGGCCAAAAGGAGGAATTCAATTTTTCTTTAAG GAGGAAGTACTAAGTGAGGAGGAGATGGCCCAGCGTAGAGCACTTCTGTTGGAAAAGCAGCAGAAGAGAACTGAagaactgaggaggaggagacagtggCATGAACAAGAGag ACCATTATCCCCGGACAAAAGAATGGCATCTCCCTCCAATACCCCTCCTGCAGTCACAACCTCACCTTCACCTACACCTCCTGCCACACCAGTCCGTTGGGGTCAATTTACACGAGGGGAGTACGCTCGGCGGCATCAACTCAGAATCATGGAGGACTTGGGCAAAGTGCTTCAGCAAAAATCTACCCCTCAAGGACGATCCTCTGCAAAGAAAACCCGTTCAAGGCCTCGCAGCATGACTAGAGAGGAGACCAAGTTGTCACTTAGTCCTGCCAAAGGAACATCTg GCTCTAAGTTGACCAAAGTCTACTCTCATTCCTCCCTCAACCTGGCAGCCACAGATGAGCCAGGAAACAGATCTGCTGACCCCACTAAGAAACCCCAAAG CCGTCCTGATTCACCTTCAGGGTGTGTGATACCAAGCAGACTGGCAAATCAGAATGGGGATAAAGACTGGGAGACTGGTTCCAATGGAACATCTCCTGCCAAAGAATACACAG GTCCAAAGCTCTTCAAAGAACCGAGTTTCAAGTCCAACAAATTCATCATTCACAACGCTCTCTCTCGATGCTGCCTCGCTGGAAAGGTCAACGAAACACAAAAGACCAAGATAGTTGAG GAGATGGAGAAGAGTCCTGCCAACcacttcctcatcctcttccgTGATTCCAACTGCCAGTTCAGAGGCGTTTACACCATGAACTCTGACTCCCAGGAGCTTGTACGATTGGCTGGCATGGGCCCAAGGACAATAGGCTCCACCCATGTGGAGTCCATCTACAAATACAGCTCAGATAGGAAGCAGTTCAGTGCCATCCCCTCCAAAACCATGGGCATGAGTGTGGACGCCTTCACCATCCCTAATCATCTTTGgcaaggagggggaggagggggaggaggagggagcaggagaGCAAGCATTACCAAGAAGGCGGTCATTACCAAGTGA
- the LOC132987569 gene encoding calmodulin-regulated spectrin-associated protein 3-like isoform X3 produces MVDSPGAMKKTFSVPEIKPLDQYDFNRAKICASVRWLLSKSYGSAENVPVELREPLYTDQYGQEHLKPSISKLLLSPEIYCRAQALLAQAHATSPPATQGSPADNSALLQFLIKKGVPAMVQDTDITEEDLSHVPIKTKSHLALIESLITLAAKEAVGQVKMAPEAEQMGVGAPWENALLFWVNRLNQKLRESTEEEEPPRSQTCTDLQPAQDPIRYRKDKVLSKLTPTFPLVSAVKDLSNGCAIAAVLHFYCPSLLPLEDVCLKDTMSVADSLYNLQLIKEFCESSLQSCCPLAVEDLLYAPPVLHLNIMSFIAELLEWFEIKKPDFVKPIEPIDLTDISGLLDCTSPVNGNSNSGSPSFIFKQPFVAISSPVSPENKCWTKKQIGRPLSAVTFSIPFGLDSDVDIVMGNPIDSVFRSVSTDSLTTGIPAMTSPPEDFSHLVSASVPSQRSSWGPYAHTAPLGELPTIEEALQVVHSPGNKDRRKEKTAEKVGRGLLGGRPEPRLRPEGAPAGFFLHSPEEDNPQLSSSAPCRSGVLYRPVGGEVVDSKRQGRGERRERKGRTSDMSRDDDSVLRDGSVDSSEASDDAPRNAPGNIRPSTSRQGNHSTSNSPRMTNFAERRDSRRRHPAAPGEDSASATTPTTPGTPHTPSTPAGAPSRQDSPGPRGPEPGSEAWELGARLEEKRKSIEAQKRRIEAIFAKHRQRLGKTAFLQLKKEQGEGGGQGTEEDNLTLEERLNQMEEQLKQEEEKEEKDKKDKEKDGEKEKEKPSVSNPPRLEKQVTFSIDSKKGAEKGAEKEKGGETVIVEYNEVVQKLSEALQSLQKDMQKLTEQQQQIMSNQRPRNTSKTTPKSTSRSNTKPLVKTPPHTPTKTPPRTPTKTPTRSSTKAWVIPAAPSPPSGSSPSRRSHVLSSPKNPIISSSCPAPRTKIHSSTTPRSPKHHPRPQHQPHPRPSELKFPPLNRVLTPTHNVDTIPHLRRVSPSKCQVQTSSSFRIGGQRTPQESPQPTQQPQPDDSTSDTASSETPTQFSLELEQEDMEVVGGLPVFQQPRQDRLRAACGSSSEALSECSFESDTLSLSAVYSAGGDGVRGGDADKRCSMIEVSLSSLGGQEGGSDEPTDEGHEFSSDSMSDHTESAVEPSGGLAAEPSDPIEQLDLATGTTSFPEQQTEGSEGSEGEQIRQPETLEPSVEQNELGPKGGIQFFFKEEVLSEEEMAQRRALLLEKQQKRTEELRRRRQWHEQERPLSPDKRMASPSNTPPAVTTSPSPTPPATPVRWGQFTRGEYARRHQLRIMEDLGKVLQQKSTPQGRSSAKKTRSRPRSMTREETKLSLSPAKGTSGSKLTKVYSHSSLNLAATDEPGNRSADPTKKPQSRPDSPSGCVIPSRLANQNGDKDWETGSNGTSPAKEYTGPKLFKEPSFKSNKFIIHNALSRCCLAGKVNETQKTKIVEEMEKSPANHFLILFRDSNCQFRGVYTMNSDSQELVRLAGMGPRTIGSTHVESIYKYSSDRKQFSAIPSKTMGMSVDAFTIPNHLWQGGGGGGGGGSRRASITKKAVITK; encoded by the exons aaaatgttcctGTGGAGTTGCGGGAGCCGCTTTATACGGACCAGTATGGACAAGAGCACCTCAAGCCGTCAATTTCCAAGCTGCTACTCTCCCCGGAGATCTACTGCAGGGCCCAGGCCCTGCTAGCCCAGGCTCATGCCACCTCTCCTCCTGCCACGCAGGGGTCCCCTGCAGACAACTCGGCCCTGCTGCAGTTTCTTATCAAGAAAGGTGTCCCTGCAATGGTCCAGGATACAGACATCACAGAGGAGGACCTCAGCCATGTACCCATCAAGACG AAATCCCACCTGGCTCTGATTGAATCTCTGATCACTCTGGCGGCTAAAGAAGCGGTGGGTCAGGTGAAGATGGCGCCGGAGGCGGAGCAGATGGGTGTCGGGGCTCCGTGGGAGAATGCTCTGCTCTTCTGGGTCAACAGG CTGAACCAGAAGTTAAGAGaaagcacagaagaagaagagccaCCCAGATCACAGACGTGTACAGACCTGCAGCCTGCTCAGGACCcg aTTCGCTATAGGAAGGACAAAGTGCTGTCCAAGCTCACTCCTACTTTCCCTCTGGTTTCTGCGGTCAAAGATCTGTCTAATGGCTGCGCTATAGCTGCTGTGCTGCATTTCTACTGCCCCAGCCTGCTGCCTCTAGAgg ATGTGTGTCTGAAGGACACCATGTCAGTGGCTGACAGTCTCTACAACCTGCAGCTGATTAAAGAGTTTTGCGAGAGCAGTTTGCAGAGCTGCTGCCCCCTGGCTGTGGAGGACCTGCTCTATGCGCCCCCTGTTTTGCAT CTGAACATCATGAGCTTCATAGCTGAGCTGCTGGAGTGGTTTGAGATTAAGAAGCCGGATTTTGTCAAGCCCATAGAGCCCATCGACCTCACAG ATATTTCAGGTTTACTAGACTGCACAAGTCCTGTGAACGGAAACAGCAACAG tggttcaCCTTCGTTCATCTTTAAACAACCCTTTGTGGCAATCTCGTCCCCAGTGTCACCAG aaaacaaatgttggaCAAAGAAACAAATCGG TCGTCCCCTGTCAGCAGTGACTTTCAGCATCCCATTTGGACTGGACAGTGATGTTGACATTGTGATGGGAAACCCAATAGATTCTGTCTTTCGCTCTGTCAGCACTGACAGCCTCACCACCGGCATCCCTGCGATGACTTCGCCCCCAGAAGACTTCAGCCACCTGGTCAGCGCTTCAGTACCATCGCAGCGTTCCTCCTGGGGTCCTTATGCACACACAGCACCACTTGGAGAACTGCCAACCATCGAGGAAGCACTCCAGGTGGTTCATAGTCCTGGCAATAAAGATCggagaaaggaaaagacagcaGAGAAAGTTGGAAGAGGATTGCTTGGAGGAAGGCCAGAACCTAGGTTACGCCCTGAAGGAGCCCCTGCTGGTTTTTTCCTACATTCCCCTGAGGAGGATAATCCACAGCTCAGCAGCTCTGCTCCATGTCGCTCTGGGGTCCTCTATCGACCTGTTGGAGGAGAAGTGGTTGATTCTAAAAGACAAggaaggggggagaggagagagagaaaagggcgCACCTCTGATATGTCACGTGATGACGACTCTGTACTACGAGATGGAAGTGTTGACTCCTCTGAAGCATCAGATGATGCCCCTAGAAATGCCCCAGGTAATATTCGACCCAGTACAAGTCGCCAGGGAAACCACAGTACCAGCAACAGTCCAAGGATGACGAACTTTGCTGAACGACGAGACAGTAGACGGCGACATCCAGCTGCTCCCGGGGAGGATTCAGCCTCTGCTACAACCCCAACAACTCCAGGCACTCCACATACACCTTCCACTCCAGCAGGGGCACCTAGCCGCCAGGACAGCCCAGGTCCAAGAGGCCCCGAACCCGGCTCAGAGGCCTGGGAGTTGGGGGCTCGTCTGGAGGAAAAACGAAAAAGCATTGAAGCCCAAAAAAGACGTATCGAAGCCATCTTTGCCAAGCACAGACAAAGGCTTGGAAAAACTGCTTTCCTTCAACTGAAAAAAGAgcagggagaggggggaggccAGGGAACAGAGGAGGATAATCTCACCCTGGAGGAGCGTCTCAATCAGATGGAGGAGCAACTGaagcaagaggaggagaaagaagagaaggacaagaaggacaaagaaaaggatggagagaaagagaaggagaagccATCTGTGTCCAATCCTCCTCGTTTGGAGAAGCAGGTCACATTCTCTATTGATAGTAAGAAAGGTGCAGAAAAAGgagcagagaaggagaaaggaggTGAAACTGTCATAGTTGAGTACAATGAAGTGGTTCAGAAATTGAGTGAAGCTCTGCAGTCACTACAGAAGGACATGCAGAAACTTACAGAACAGCAACAGCAGATCATGAGCAACCAAAGACCTAGAAATACATCAAAAACCACTCCAAAATCGACTTCGAGAAGTAACACCAAACCCCTAGTCAAAACTCCTCCTCATACCCCAACAAAGACACCACCAAGAACCCCTACTAAGACTCCTACAAGGAGTTCCACTAAAGCTTGGGTGATTCCTGCTGCTCCCAGTCCCCCTTCTGGTTCGTCCCCATCACGGCGATCTCATGTTCTTTCTTCCCCAAAAAACCCCATCATCTCTTCCTCCTGCCCTGCTCCTCGCACTAAAATCCATTCGTCAACCACTCCACGCAGTCCCAAGCATCATCCACGCCCCCAACATCAGCCTCATCCCCGTCCTTCTGAACTCAAGTTCCCCCCACTCAACCGTGTCCTGACACCAACCCATAATGTGGACACCATCCCCCACTTGAGGCGTGTGTCCCCAAGCAAGTGTCAGGTTcagacctcctcttccttccgAATTGGTGGACAACGGACTCCTCAAGAATCTCCTCAGCCTACCCAGCAGCCGCAGCCTGATGATAGCACCTCAGACACAGCTTCAAGTGAGACCCCAACTCAGTTTAGCCTGGAGCTGGAGCAAGAGGATATGGAGGTTGTAGGAGGGCTCCCGGTCTTTCAACAGCCAAGACAAGATCGTCTGAGAGCTGCATGTGGAAGCAGCTCCGAAGCACTTTCTGAGTGCTCATTTGAGAGCGATACTTTGTCCCTCTCTGCTGTGTACAGCGCAGGAGGTGATGGTGTGAGGGGTGGAGATGCAGACAAGCGCTGCAGCATGATTGAGGTATCGTTGTCATCTCTTGGAGGGCAAGAGGGAGGCAGCGATGAACCAACTGACGAAGGGCATGAGTTTTCTTCTGATTCCATGAGCGACCACACTGAATCTGCTGTGGAACCTTCTGGAGGACTGGCCGCTGAACCCTCAGACCCCATAGAGCAACTGGATCTGGCAACAGGAACCACCAGTTTTCCAGAACAACAAACAGAGGGTTCAGAGGGTTCAGAGGGTGAACAGATAAGACAGCCTGAAACTTTGGAACCAAGTGTAGAACAGAATGAGCTTGGGCCAAAAGGAGGAATTCAATTTTTCTTTAAG GAGGAAGTACTAAGTGAGGAGGAGATGGCCCAGCGTAGAGCACTTCTGTTGGAAAAGCAGCAGAAGAGAACTGAagaactgaggaggaggagacagtggCATGAACAAGAGag ACCATTATCCCCGGACAAAAGAATGGCATCTCCCTCCAATACCCCTCCTGCAGTCACAACCTCACCTTCACCTACACCTCCTGCCACACCAGTCCGTTGGGGTCAATTTACACGAGGGGAGTACGCTCGGCGGCATCAACTCAGAATCATGGAGGACTTGGGCAAAGTGCTTCAGCAAAAATCTACCCCTCAAGGACGATCCTCTGCAAAGAAAACCCGTTCAAGGCCTCGCAGCATGACTAGAGAGGAGACCAAGTTGTCACTTAGTCCTGCCAAAGGAACATCTg GCTCTAAGTTGACCAAAGTCTACTCTCATTCCTCCCTCAACCTGGCAGCCACAGATGAGCCAGGAAACAGATCTGCTGACCCCACTAAGAAACCCCAAAG CCGTCCTGATTCACCTTCAGGGTGTGTGATACCAAGCAGACTGGCAAATCAGAATGGGGATAAAGACTGGGAGACTGGTTCCAATGGAACATCTCCTGCCAAAGAATACACAG GTCCAAAGCTCTTCAAAGAACCGAGTTTCAAGTCCAACAAATTCATCATTCACAACGCTCTCTCTCGATGCTGCCTCGCTGGAAAGGTCAACGAAACACAAAAGACCAAGATAGTTGAG GAGATGGAGAAGAGTCCTGCCAACcacttcctcatcctcttccgTGATTCCAACTGCCAGTTCAGAGGCGTTTACACCATGAACTCTGACTCCCAGGAGCTTGTACGATTGGCTGGCATGGGCCCAAGGACAATAGGCTCCACCCATGTGGAGTCCATCTACAAATACAGCTCAGATAGGAAGCAGTTCAGTGCCATCCCCTCCAAAACCATGGGCATGAGTGTGGACGCCTTCACCATCCCTAATCATCTTTGgcaaggagggggaggagggggaggaggagggagcaggagaGCAAGCATTACCAAGAAGGCGGTCATTACCAAGTGA